A genomic window from Nomascus leucogenys isolate Asia chromosome 10, Asia_NLE_v1, whole genome shotgun sequence includes:
- the IL22 gene encoding interleukin-22 → MAALQKSVSSFLMGTLATSCLLLLALLVQGGAAAPISSHCRLDKSNFQQPYITNRTFMLAKEASLVDNNTDVRLIGEKLFRGVSMSERCYLMKQVLNFTLEEVLFPQSDRFQPYMQEVVPFLARLSNRLSTCHIEGDDLHIQSNVQKLKDTVKKLGESGEIKAIGELDLLFMSLRNACI, encoded by the exons ATGGCCGCCCTGCAGAAATCTGTGAGCTCTTTCCTTATGGGGACTCTGGCCACCAGCTGCCTCCTTCTCTTGGCCCTCTTGGTACAGGGAGGAGCAGCTGCGCCCATCAGCTCCCACTGCAGGCTTGACAAGTCCAACTTCCAGCAGCCCTATATCACCAACCGCACCTTCATGCTGGCTAAGGAG gcTAGCTTGGTTGATAACAACACAGACGTTCGTCTCATTGGGGAGAAACTGTTCCGCGGAGTCAGT ATGAGTGAGCGCTGCTATCTGATGAAGCAGGTGCTGAACTTCACCCTTGAAGAAGTGCTGTTCCCTCAATCTGATAGGTTCCAGCCTTATATGCAGGAGGTGGTGCCCTTCCTGGCCAGGCTCAGCAACAGGCTAAGCACATGT catATTGAAGGTGATGACCTGCATATCCAGAGCAATGTGCAAAAGCTGAAGGACACAGTGAAAAAG CTTGGAGAGAGTGGAGAGATCAAAGCAATTGGAGAACTGGATTTGCTGTTTATGTCTCTGAGAAATGCCTGCATTTGA